A stretch of Pseudomonas taetrolens DNA encodes these proteins:
- the pvdQ gene encoding bifunctional acylase PvdQ gives MIISRPLSKACLAGLCLGLSVSALARTPVTDMSADIRRTSFGVPHIRAADERSLGYGIGYAYAQDNLCLLANEVTTVNGERSQFFGAQALTLEQRDNLSSDMFFKWLNTPEAVDAFWQAQPPEVRDLIDGYVAGYNRQLSERTRLPADCDNASVRPITAGDLLKLTRRLLVEGGVGQFAEALVAASPPEAVVQRGATPEGFQMAAERMQRFALDRGSNAVAIGSERSQTGRAMLLANPHFPWVGGMRFYEMQLTIPGKLDVMGAALPGLPLINIGFNQHMAWTHTVDTSKHFTLYRLELDPKDPTRYLLDGQSRALDKQTVTVRVKQADGSVREQSRDIYNSVFGPIVQWPGKLDWNDRVAYSLRDANLENDRVLQQWYAMNQASSVDALQTSVNTIQGIPWVNTLAVDDQGQALYMNLSVVPYVDAAKLAACSDPRAGLEMILLDGSRSVCGWTVDPAAAQKGIYPASQLPQLRRSDYVQHSNDSAWMANPEAPLTGFSPLISQDSQPLGPRARFALQRLNQPGAISVSDLQGMVMDNRVYLAGQVMPDLLTVCEEDDRPELKALCISLKAWDQQADLDSGIGLVHFQNIMANVLEVPDVWRVPFDPADPQHTPRGLNLQQPAVLSAVREALLASAIAVKASGLSPDVTWGEIQRVGKGGRQIPIHGGPAELGVYNAMQSVPGAGGTREVVSGTSYLQTVTFDRSGPQAQGLLAFSLSSDPSARHSRDQTVAFSKKQWRPLPFSEAQIEADPAYQTVRISEKTQ, from the coding sequence GTGATTATTTCCCGGCCATTAAGCAAAGCGTGCCTTGCAGGTTTGTGCCTGGGGCTGAGTGTCTCAGCTCTGGCCCGGACACCCGTGACAGACATGAGTGCGGACATTCGCCGCACCAGTTTTGGTGTGCCGCATATCCGCGCCGCTGATGAGCGTAGCCTGGGCTACGGCATCGGCTATGCCTATGCCCAGGACAATCTGTGCCTGCTGGCCAATGAAGTGACGACGGTCAACGGTGAGCGCTCGCAGTTTTTCGGGGCGCAGGCGTTAACCCTGGAACAGCGCGATAATCTGTCCAGCGATATGTTTTTCAAATGGCTCAATACGCCCGAAGCGGTGGATGCTTTCTGGCAGGCGCAGCCCCCTGAAGTGCGGGATCTGATCGACGGTTATGTGGCCGGTTACAACCGCCAGCTCAGCGAGCGGACACGTCTGCCGGCGGACTGCGACAATGCCTCGGTTCGACCGATCACGGCCGGGGATCTGCTCAAGCTGACGCGCCGCTTACTGGTTGAAGGCGGGGTCGGGCAATTTGCCGAGGCCCTGGTGGCGGCCAGTCCGCCCGAGGCCGTGGTACAACGCGGAGCAACCCCTGAAGGCTTTCAAATGGCCGCTGAGCGCATGCAGCGCTTTGCCCTGGATCGCGGCAGTAACGCGGTGGCCATCGGCAGCGAGCGTTCGCAAACCGGCCGCGCCATGCTACTGGCCAACCCGCACTTCCCGTGGGTGGGCGGCATGCGCTTTTATGAAATGCAGCTGACGATCCCCGGCAAGCTGGATGTGATGGGTGCAGCCTTGCCCGGATTGCCGCTGATCAACATCGGTTTCAACCAGCACATGGCCTGGACTCATACCGTCGACACCTCCAAACACTTCACCCTGTACCGACTTGAACTGGATCCAAAGGACCCGACGCGTTATTTGCTCGATGGCCAGTCGCGGGCGCTGGACAAGCAAACGGTGACGGTCCGCGTCAAGCAAGCGGATGGCAGCGTGCGCGAGCAATCACGGGATATCTACAACTCGGTGTTCGGGCCAATTGTGCAATGGCCCGGCAAGCTCGACTGGAATGACCGTGTGGCATATAGCCTGCGTGATGCCAACCTTGAAAATGATCGCGTGCTGCAACAGTGGTACGCGATGAATCAGGCATCCAGCGTCGATGCCTTGCAAACCTCGGTGAACACGATCCAAGGCATCCCGTGGGTCAACACCCTTGCCGTGGATGATCAGGGGCAGGCGCTGTACATGAACCTGTCGGTGGTGCCGTATGTGGATGCCGCCAAGCTGGCGGCCTGCAGCGACCCGCGTGCCGGGCTTGAAATGATTCTGCTCGATGGCAGCCGCAGCGTCTGCGGCTGGACAGTTGACCCCGCGGCCGCGCAAAAAGGCATCTACCCGGCAAGCCAGTTGCCGCAATTGCGGCGCAGTGATTACGTGCAACATTCCAACGATTCGGCGTGGATGGCCAACCCCGAGGCCCCGCTGACCGGATTTTCACCCCTGATCAGCCAGGATAGCCAGCCTCTGGGGCCCCGTGCGCGTTTTGCCCTGCAGCGCCTGAATCAGCCGGGAGCGATCAGTGTGTCGGATCTCCAGGGCATGGTGATGGACAATCGGGTGTACCTGGCCGGGCAAGTGATGCCCGATTTATTGACGGTGTGCGAGGAGGATGACCGACCCGAGCTGAAGGCGTTGTGCATCAGTCTCAAAGCCTGGGATCAGCAGGCTGATCTGGACAGTGGCATCGGTCTGGTGCATTTCCAGAACATCATGGCGAATGTGCTTGAAGTGCCGGATGTGTGGCGTGTGCCGTTTGATCCGGCCGACCCGCAGCACACGCCGCGAGGGTTGAACCTGCAACAGCCGGCAGTGCTGTCTGCGGTGCGAGAGGCATTACTGGCCTCGGCAATCGCGGTGAAAGCATCCGGCCTGAGCCCGGACGTGACCTGGGGCGAGATCCAGAGGGTCGGCAAAGGTGGTCGGCAAATCCCGATTCATGGCGGGCCTGCGGAGCTGGGTGTCTATAACGCCATGCAGAGCGTGCCCGGGGCGGGTGGTACACGCGAAGTGGTGAGCGGCACCAGTTACCTGCAAACGGTGACCTTCGACCGGAGTGGTCCTCAGGCACAGGGACTGTTGGCATTCTCCCTGTCCAGCGACCCGAGCGCTCGCCATTCGCGTGACCAGACGGTTGCGTTCTCGAAAAAACAGTGGCGACCATTGCCCTTCAGTGAAGCGCAGATCGAGGCCGATCCGGCGTATCAAACCGTACGGATCAGCGAGAAGACTCAGTAA
- a CDS encoding DUF2790 domain-containing protein, with the protein MKTLFALFLAGFASLAMAGETTQSHHSSIEHYRYGSKLDIAKVISLSSIPDVCEVVPATMTYEDHQGQRHTVEYQVMGNGCSMH; encoded by the coding sequence ATGAAAACCTTATTTGCACTGTTCCTTGCCGGTTTTGCTAGCTTGGCGATGGCCGGTGAAACAACACAGTCACACCATTCGTCGATCGAGCATTACCGTTACGGGTCCAAACTGGACATTGCCAAAGTCATTAGCCTTTCCAGCATCCCCGATGTGTGTGAAGTGGTGCCGGCCACCATGACTTATGAAGACCATCAGGGTCAGCGCCACACCGTGGAGTATCAAGTCATGGGCAACGGCTGCAGCATGCACTAA
- a CDS encoding PepSY domain-containing protein — protein sequence MLKKTFAAAITTAVLLSSGAAMAQAPVDPNWAFSKEAVEVFKNKAGYTTIKSIELENPATGIWKTEGVKKIDGVEVEVETTFDATGKVLSEKKD from the coding sequence ATGTTGAAGAAAACGTTTGCCGCCGCTATTACCACTGCTGTTTTGTTGAGCTCTGGCGCTGCAATGGCCCAAGCCCCTGTTGATCCGAACTGGGCGTTCTCCAAAGAGGCTGTCGAGGTCTTCAAAAACAAGGCGGGCTACACCACGATCAAGAGCATCGAGCTGGAAAACCCGGCCACCGGTATCTGGAAAACCGAAGGGGTCAAGAAGATTGACGGCGTTGAAGTCGAGGTTGAAACCACATTTGACGCCACTGGCAAAGTGTTGAGCGAGAAGAAGGACTGA
- a CDS encoding FecR family protein, translated as MSETRLTEAEYDAITEAAAQWCMRLHEPDCTDREREAFSVWLNADPLHASEYDAMLDIWDVSEHLPPPVPAATPKHQRPPAARRSTWQRFGIAAAITLLGIPAAAYCGWQLGWVPNAYERLEASTSRQQMTLPDGTQVELNLGTQLTFSNYKDQRQVTLDKGEAFFKVSHDAAHPFVVQAAEGRVRVTGTQFNVWRYEDQVRVTLVEGSVLVTSNKNLSSEGLHLEPGMQARYKAGDYAPQVSQTPATTQDLAWRNGKLILDNLTLADALPLINRYLDMPVALADSATGKLRIGGVFDTQDIHRLVTSLPKVLPVYLSLNPNGRPVINARPKG; from the coding sequence ATGAGCGAAACGCGCCTCACAGAAGCTGAATACGATGCCATCACCGAAGCTGCGGCGCAGTGGTGCATGCGCTTGCATGAGCCTGATTGCACAGACCGTGAGCGTGAAGCTTTTTCCGTGTGGCTGAATGCTGATCCACTCCACGCGTCTGAATACGACGCCATGCTGGATATCTGGGACGTCAGCGAACACCTCCCTCCTCCCGTTCCCGCCGCAACGCCGAAGCACCAGCGGCCACCTGCAGCCCGGCGCAGCACCTGGCAGCGTTTCGGCATCGCTGCCGCCATCACCCTCCTCGGTATTCCCGCGGCCGCGTACTGCGGCTGGCAGCTGGGCTGGGTACCCAACGCCTATGAGCGCCTGGAAGCCAGCACCAGTCGGCAGCAGATGACGCTGCCGGATGGCACTCAGGTCGAGCTCAACCTGGGCACGCAACTGACTTTCAGCAACTACAAGGACCAGCGCCAGGTCACCCTGGACAAAGGCGAAGCTTTTTTTAAGGTGAGCCACGATGCCGCGCATCCATTCGTGGTCCAGGCCGCTGAAGGTCGGGTGCGCGTCACTGGTACTCAGTTCAACGTCTGGCGCTACGAGGATCAGGTACGGGTTACGCTGGTGGAAGGTTCAGTGCTGGTAACCAGCAACAAGAACCTGAGTAGCGAAGGTTTGCACCTGGAGCCCGGGATGCAGGCCCGCTACAAGGCGGGCGATTATGCACCGCAAGTCAGCCAGACTCCGGCCACCACACAGGACCTGGCCTGGCGCAACGGCAAGCTGATACTGGATAACCTGACCCTGGCTGACGCCTTGCCCTTGATCAACCGTTACCTGGACATGCCGGTCGCCCTGGCTGACAGCGCCACCGGCAAACTGCGGATCGGTGGCGTGTTCGACACTCAGGACATCCACCGACTGGTCACTTCCCTTCCCAAAGTATTGCCGGTGTACCTGAGCCTGAACCCGAATGGCAGGCCGGTGATCAACGCCAGACCTAAAGGTTGA
- a CDS encoding efflux transporter outer membrane subunit — protein MKPSLSLLSTCLLLAACSHSPTRDDSGIVPPAAWQSTHSQANQQLDQHWWSAFGSPELDRLIAQAKAGSHDLAAAMARVRQARASATIAGAPLLPEVKFGGSGNREKLLRGQGYSQLDTSDDDKAVDYFDASLTASYEVDFWGGKAAARDSAEQVLRASEFDRDTVELTLLSGVATLYVQTLALNEQVRIARLNLTNAERVLQVVQTRYDAGSATALELAQQKSLMAAQQRQWPLMQQQAQEARISLAVLLGQPVQNLELDGRAFARLHWPKIASGQPGHLLSRRPDIASAEAKLAGAHADITVARAAMLPGLTLSASLGSGADSFSDILRSPFYTLTAGLAAPIFNNGRLSAERDKATARQQELLQTYRGSIINAFADVEKALNSAHGLDQQRYWQDEELKQARQAFDMAENRYQAGAEMLLTVLETQRTLYQAQDQQVQLRMARLQASIALYKALGGGWHSQ, from the coding sequence ATGAAGCCGTCTTTGAGCCTGCTGTCCACATGCCTGTTGCTGGCCGCGTGCAGCCATTCCCCTACACGTGACGACAGCGGCATTGTGCCGCCCGCCGCCTGGCAGTCCACGCACTCACAGGCCAACCAGCAACTCGACCAACACTGGTGGAGCGCGTTTGGCAGTCCTGAACTGGATCGCCTGATCGCCCAGGCAAAAGCTGGCAGCCATGACCTGGCTGCCGCCATGGCACGGGTCCGTCAGGCCCGCGCCAGCGCCACGATCGCAGGCGCTCCGCTGTTGCCGGAGGTCAAATTCGGCGGCAGTGGCAATCGTGAAAAACTGCTGCGCGGTCAGGGTTACAGTCAGCTCGATACCAGCGATGACGACAAGGCCGTGGACTATTTTGATGCCAGCCTGACGGCCAGCTATGAGGTGGACTTCTGGGGGGGCAAAGCCGCGGCCCGGGACAGTGCCGAGCAAGTGCTCAGGGCCAGCGAGTTCGATCGGGACACCGTTGAGCTGACCCTGCTCAGCGGCGTGGCCACCCTTTATGTACAAACCCTGGCGCTTAACGAGCAAGTGCGCATTGCCCGGCTCAACCTGACGAATGCAGAACGCGTGTTACAGGTGGTGCAAACCCGCTATGACGCCGGATCGGCCACGGCATTGGAGCTGGCTCAGCAAAAGAGCCTGATGGCCGCCCAGCAACGCCAATGGCCGCTGATGCAACAACAGGCGCAAGAAGCACGCATCAGTCTGGCGGTACTGCTCGGCCAGCCCGTGCAAAACCTTGAGCTTGACGGTAGGGCATTTGCCCGGTTGCACTGGCCGAAGATCGCCAGCGGCCAGCCCGGCCACCTGCTGAGCCGTCGGCCCGACATTGCCAGTGCCGAAGCCAAACTGGCGGGCGCCCATGCCGACATCACCGTTGCCCGTGCCGCCATGCTGCCCGGCCTGACTTTGAGTGCCAGCCTGGGCTCCGGGGCGGACTCCTTCAGCGATATTTTGCGCAGCCCGTTCTACACCCTCACCGCAGGGCTCGCGGCCCCCATTTTCAATAACGGCCGCCTCAGCGCCGAACGCGACAAAGCCACAGCCCGCCAGCAAGAGCTGCTGCAAACCTATCGGGGAAGCATCATCAATGCCTTCGCCGACGTCGAAAAAGCGCTCAACAGTGCCCACGGGCTGGATCAACAGCGTTACTGGCAGGACGAGGAACTCAAACAGGCCCGGCAAGCTTTCGACATGGCCGAGAACCGCTATCAGGCGGGTGCGGAAATGCTGCTGACGGTACTGGAAACCCAGCGCACGCTGTATCAGGCTCAGGATCAACAGGTGCAACTGCGCATGGCGCGACTGCAAGCCAGCATCGCGCTGTACAAGGCGCTGGGGGGTGGCTGGCACTCACAGTAA
- a CDS encoding LysR family transcriptional regulator, which translates to MDRFNAMRVFTRIVELGGFAKAADSLHMPRASVTVLIKQLEAHLGVQLLHRTTRQVSPTLDGAAYYQRCVSLLSDLEEAEGVFKDSQPRGMLRVEMPAAIGQRVVFPALPEFTRRYPLIELEIGLNDRPVDLIREGVDCVLRGGLTLDDSLVARPLVLMDQVTCASPGYLQARGVPQFLEALDGHQMVEYFSSVTGKRYGLEFQIGDEVRLIDLPKQVSVDSALGYLAASEAGYGLVQVPYYHAAQRLREGRLQEVLGHCLPPPLALTALYPAHRQLSRRVRVFVDWLVDLCVRPQSGFRR; encoded by the coding sequence ATGGACCGATTCAATGCGATGCGGGTGTTTACCCGGATCGTCGAACTCGGTGGTTTTGCCAAGGCTGCCGACAGTTTGCACATGCCCCGCGCCTCGGTGACGGTGCTGATCAAGCAGCTGGAAGCGCATTTGGGCGTGCAATTGTTGCACCGCACCACGCGACAGGTCAGTCCCACCCTGGACGGAGCGGCTTACTACCAACGGTGCGTCAGCTTGCTGTCAGACCTTGAAGAAGCCGAAGGGGTGTTCAAAGACAGCCAGCCCCGGGGCATGTTGAGGGTCGAGATGCCTGCCGCCATTGGTCAGCGTGTGGTGTTTCCGGCATTGCCTGAATTCACCCGACGCTACCCATTGATCGAGCTGGAAATTGGCCTAAACGACCGCCCGGTGGACCTGATCCGTGAAGGCGTGGACTGTGTGTTGCGTGGTGGTCTGACGCTGGATGATTCGCTGGTTGCACGGCCTCTGGTGCTGATGGATCAAGTGACCTGCGCCAGCCCCGGCTATTTGCAGGCCCGCGGGGTGCCGCAATTCCTTGAGGCGCTGGACGGGCATCAGATGGTGGAATACTTCTCCAGCGTGACAGGCAAGCGCTACGGCCTGGAGTTTCAAATAGGCGATGAGGTGCGTTTGATCGATCTGCCCAAGCAGGTCTCGGTCGACAGTGCGTTGGGGTATCTGGCAGCCAGTGAGGCGGGCTACGGGCTGGTGCAAGTGCCGTATTATCATGCTGCCCAACGGCTGCGCGAAGGGCGTTTGCAAGAGGTGCTGGGCCATTGCCTGCCTCCGCCTCTGGCCCTCACGGCCTTGTACCCGGCGCACCGGCAATTGTCCCGGCGGGTGCGGGTCTTTGTGGATTGGCTGGTGGATCTGTGTGTACGACCGCAAAGTGGGTTTCGTCGCTAA
- a CDS encoding aldo/keto reductase, which yields MMTRTLGKDGPQVSAIGLGCMGMSDFYTTGSDTREAVATLHHALELGINLLDTADMYGPHTNEELIGQAIRGKRDQVFLASKFGIMRDPANPAARGLNGRPEYIRQSIEGSLKRLGIDTLDLYYQHRMDPEVPIEDTVGAMAELVKAGKVRYLGLSEASASTLERAHQVHPISALQSEYSLWSRDQEDNGCLAMCQRLGIAFVPYSPLGRGFLTGALKSPNDFAADDYRRFNPRFQGDNFSKNLHLVEQVQALAADKGVTAGQLALAWVLAQGNYLIPIPGTKQRKYLDENVAALEIKLDDRELAQLDAIFPAGAAAGLRYTEESMKQLNR from the coding sequence ATGATGACTCGAACACTCGGTAAAGACGGCCCTCAGGTCAGCGCAATCGGTCTGGGCTGCATGGGCATGAGTGATTTCTATACCACCGGCAGCGACACCCGCGAAGCCGTGGCCACCTTGCACCATGCGCTGGAACTGGGTATCAACCTGCTCGATACCGCAGACATGTATGGTCCGCACACCAATGAAGAACTGATTGGCCAGGCCATTCGCGGCAAGCGCGACCAGGTATTCCTGGCCAGCAAGTTCGGCATTATGCGTGACCCGGCCAACCCCGCGGCCCGTGGCCTGAACGGTCGTCCGGAATACATTCGGCAATCCATCGAAGGCAGCTTGAAGCGTCTGGGGATCGACACCCTTGACCTGTATTACCAGCACCGCATGGACCCCGAAGTGCCGATCGAAGACACCGTCGGCGCAATGGCTGAACTGGTCAAGGCCGGCAAGGTTCGTTATCTGGGCCTGAGCGAAGCTTCGGCGAGCACCCTCGAACGGGCGCACCAGGTGCACCCCATCAGCGCACTGCAAAGTGAATACTCACTGTGGAGCCGCGATCAGGAAGATAACGGCTGCCTTGCCATGTGCCAGCGCCTGGGGATTGCTTTCGTGCCCTACAGCCCACTGGGACGGGGCTTTCTGACCGGCGCCCTGAAAAGCCCGAACGACTTTGCAGCCGATGACTACCGGCGCTTCAATCCGCGTTTCCAAGGTGACAACTTCAGCAAAAACCTGCACCTGGTCGAACAGGTGCAAGCCCTGGCGGCCGATAAAGGTGTGACTGCCGGACAGCTGGCGCTGGCCTGGGTACTGGCTCAGGGGAATTACCTGATCCCGATTCCAGGCACCAAACAACGCAAGTACCTGGACGAGAACGTAGCGGCGCTGGAGATCAAACTGGACGACCGGGAATTAGCCCAGCTAGACGCGATTTTCCCGGCTGGCGCCGCAGCAGGTTTGCGCTATACCGAGGAATCGATGAAGCAGCTCAATCGCTGA
- a CDS encoding GNAT family N-acetyltransferase, which produces MRIIPTLYTRQLLLQPLTLADADAIQLRFAHWEVVRYLNAFVPWPYPQDGALSYLREVALPAMARGTEWHWTLRLLSHPDNVIGCISLMDEVDNNRGFWLSPPWQGQGLMSEACEAVDSFWFETLGRPMMRVPKAAPNVASRRISVRGGMRRVSSQEKNFVSGRFVCDLWEITRARWLSRHGKA; this is translated from the coding sequence ATGCGAATCATCCCCACCCTCTACACCCGGCAATTGCTGTTGCAACCCTTGACCCTGGCGGACGCCGACGCCATCCAGTTGCGTTTCGCGCACTGGGAAGTGGTGCGTTACTTGAACGCTTTCGTCCCCTGGCCTTATCCGCAAGACGGTGCGTTAAGTTATTTGCGAGAGGTGGCACTCCCGGCAATGGCGAGAGGCACAGAGTGGCATTGGACCCTCAGGTTGTTGTCACACCCTGACAACGTGATCGGTTGTATCAGCCTGATGGATGAAGTCGACAACAATCGGGGGTTCTGGCTGTCTCCACCCTGGCAAGGTCAAGGTTTGATGAGTGAAGCCTGTGAAGCCGTGGACAGCTTTTGGTTCGAGACACTGGGGCGCCCAATGATGCGCGTGCCAAAAGCCGCACCCAACGTGGCTTCGCGCCGGATATCGGTGCGAGGGGGAATGCGCCGGGTCAGCAGCCAGGAGAAAAACTTTGTCAGCGGCCGGTTTGTCTGTGACCTGTGGGAAATTACCCGCGCGCGATGGCTCTCGCGCCACGGGAAAGCCTGA
- the zapE gene encoding cell division protein ZapE, which yields MNVESPLSAWQRAIEEQGFVHDPAQWQAVQALQRCHDALHLGAGPVSGVYLWGPVGRGKTWLMDQFYQSLRVPARRQHFHHFMQWVHQRLFQLIGTADPLKALAQGLAKELKVLCFDELFVNDIGDAIILGRLFQVMFDEGVVLVCTSNQPPEQLYGHGFNRDRFAPAITAILNHMDVVSVDGIEDHRLHPGIAHQRYWVTKPDEPSVMPGMFETLTRGQTVSDQPVPVGHRSLQVVGASDSVLWCNFHELCEQPLAATEFMEICDQFKVILLSEVPCLSAEQREGKIARGTEDGAVKVEAGDRELPQLSRFDDSVRRFIALIDECYDRKVPVCVEARVPMDELYTQGYLAFAFRRTLSRLQEMQLQRFGL from the coding sequence ATGAATGTCGAGTCCCCCCTCAGCGCCTGGCAACGGGCTATTGAAGAACAAGGTTTTGTTCATGATCCCGCTCAGTGGCAGGCGGTGCAGGCGCTGCAGCGCTGTCATGATGCATTGCACCTCGGAGCCGGGCCGGTCAGTGGGGTGTATTTATGGGGGCCGGTGGGTCGGGGCAAGACCTGGTTGATGGATCAGTTCTATCAGAGTCTGCGGGTGCCCGCCCGGCGCCAGCATTTTCATCACTTCATGCAATGGGTTCATCAGCGTCTGTTTCAGTTGATCGGCACTGCCGACCCGCTCAAGGCGTTGGCCCAGGGCCTGGCCAAAGAACTGAAAGTGCTGTGTTTCGACGAGTTGTTCGTCAATGACATTGGTGACGCGATCATTTTGGGGCGTTTGTTTCAGGTGATGTTCGATGAAGGCGTGGTGCTGGTATGTACCTCTAACCAACCGCCTGAACAGCTCTACGGTCATGGCTTCAATCGGGACCGTTTTGCACCTGCAATCACTGCCATTCTTAACCACATGGACGTGGTGTCGGTGGACGGGATCGAGGATCACCGGCTGCACCCTGGTATTGCCCATCAGCGCTATTGGGTGACGAAGCCGGATGAGCCAAGTGTGATGCCCGGCATGTTTGAGACATTGACCCGGGGCCAGACGGTATCGGACCAGCCTGTGCCTGTGGGCCATCGTTCATTGCAGGTGGTGGGTGCCAGCGACAGTGTGCTGTGGTGCAACTTTCATGAGCTCTGTGAGCAGCCGTTGGCCGCGACCGAATTTATGGAGATCTGCGACCAATTCAAGGTGATTCTACTGAGCGAAGTGCCGTGCCTGAGTGCCGAGCAACGGGAAGGCAAGATTGCCCGTGGTACGGAAGATGGCGCGGTCAAGGTCGAAGCCGGAGACCGTGAACTGCCGCAGCTGTCCAGGTTCGACGACAGTGTGAGGCGTTTTATTGCCCTGATCGACGAATGTTACGACCGCAAAGTGCCGGTGTGCGTTGAGGCCCGGGTACCGATGGATGAGCTCTATACCCAGGGATACCTGGCGTTTGCCTTCCGCCGCACCCTGAGCCGCCTGCAGGAAATGCAACTGCAACGGTTTGGCCTTTAA
- the pvdP gene encoding pyoverdine maturation tyrosinase PvdP has translation MTISRRGFIAGLAITGAAAPAAFYAHRALTQADEPVTPGEATVELADTAGQQLADQLRGRWRIKFNGREAGLEGLPADDLELWLDIAPRGRGVRGYLDTAAVLQGETAPHYRILGDLVAPDAKRMHWRLTRSDTLNGQPDYEFSFSLDEVWGTYGNAGSGTLSGRVQRLDRPLGLPEQDNRFVALKHTFPEARERIALEAPLLAWLVAPEHRLFHQLWHASRDTWHELSEDKRNALRGIGWQPGQRGKERDARGPRKDRNGSGVDFFFMHRHMLRTARSLQDLPAWASFPLPQPELERDRAGFGRYFDNHDGSALPPTWLAEGDEAYTQWLSDIKQPETFHANFEVWESRYRDPRYLSTLTLGQFGSEVELGLHDWLHMRWASVPRDPSNGAPVPMARDPADFAARWFVPENDFLGDPFSSHVNPVFWSFHGWIDDRLEDWFRAHERFHPGELQRQEVNGVPWFAPGRWVEVDDPWLGPTTHGCSTVPGLAAGKTVEMDPETMKLALRITFGEESTLTHLLRRVPRRPWYARHLSLKA, from the coding sequence ATGACGATTTCTCGACGAGGGTTCATCGCAGGTTTGGCGATCACCGGCGCGGCAGCGCCAGCAGCGTTCTACGCGCACCGAGCGTTAACGCAAGCAGACGAACCGGTCACGCCCGGTGAAGCGACGGTCGAGCTGGCCGACACCGCCGGCCAGCAATTGGCGGATCAGCTACGTGGGCGCTGGCGTATCAAGTTTAATGGCCGCGAGGCCGGACTTGAGGGCTTGCCCGCGGATGATCTGGAGCTATGGCTGGACATCGCTCCCCGCGGACGCGGTGTCCGCGGTTATCTGGATACCGCAGCGGTGTTGCAGGGAGAGACCGCACCGCACTACCGCATCCTCGGCGATCTGGTAGCCCCCGATGCCAAACGAATGCACTGGCGCTTGACTCGCAGCGATACGCTCAACGGCCAGCCAGATTACGAATTCAGTTTTAGCCTCGACGAAGTCTGGGGCACCTACGGCAACGCGGGCAGCGGCACCTTGAGCGGGCGCGTGCAACGCCTGGATCGCCCGCTGGGGCTGCCTGAGCAGGACAACCGCTTCGTCGCCCTCAAGCACACCTTTCCCGAAGCCCGTGAACGTATTGCCCTGGAGGCGCCGCTATTGGCCTGGCTGGTGGCGCCCGAACACCGGCTGTTTCATCAGCTCTGGCATGCTTCCCGCGATACTTGGCACGAACTGTCGGAAGACAAACGCAATGCCTTGCGCGGTATTGGCTGGCAACCCGGTCAACGCGGCAAAGAGCGCGATGCCCGTGGCCCGCGCAAGGATCGTAATGGCTCGGGTGTGGACTTCTTTTTTATGCACCGACACATGTTGCGCACGGCGCGTTCCCTGCAGGACCTGCCTGCGTGGGCATCTTTCCCGTTGCCTCAACCCGAGCTTGAACGCGACCGTGCAGGTTTTGGCCGCTACTTTGACAACCATGATGGCAGCGCCTTGCCGCCGACCTGGCTGGCAGAGGGGGATGAGGCCTATACCCAATGGCTCAGCGATATCAAACAGCCCGAAACCTTCCACGCTAACTTTGAGGTCTGGGAATCGCGTTATCGCGACCCTCGCTACCTGTCGACCCTGACACTCGGCCAGTTTGGTTCAGAGGTGGAACTGGGCCTGCATGACTGGCTGCACATGCGCTGGGCCTCTGTGCCCCGCGATCCCTCCAACGGTGCGCCGGTGCCCATGGCCCGCGACCCGGCTGATTTTGCTGCGCGCTGGTTTGTACCTGAAAACGATTTTTTGGGCGATCCGTTCTCTTCCCATGTCAATCCGGTGTTCTGGAGTTTTCACGGCTGGATTGATGATCGCCTGGAGGACTGGTTCCGTGCCCACGAGCGCTTTCATCCCGGTGAGTTGCAGCGTCAGGAGGTCAATGGCGTACCGTGGTTTGCGCCGGGCCGTTGGGTGGAAGTGGATGATCCGTGGTTGGGGCCCACTACCCATGGCTGCAGCACGGTGCCGGGTCTGGCCGCAGGCAAAACCGTGGAAATGGACCCGGAAACCATGAAGCTGGCATTGCGCATCACGTTTGGCGAGGAGAGCACGCTCACTCACCTGTTGCGTCGGGTGCCGCGTCGGCCCTGGTATGCACGGCACCTGTCGCTCAAGGCCTGA